The Kineococcus endophyticus genome has a window encoding:
- a CDS encoding chorismate-binding protein, which translates to MRWLVVDNHDSYTHNLVQLLAVASGTDPVVVSDDDVAPGELDLQGFAGVVVSPGPGHPANPRDFALSADVLARAQVPVLGVCLGMQGIALAAGAVVDAAPQPRHGFVDRVRHTGGSVLAGLPQGFDATRYHSFRVAEPLPDVLEPLAWAQDGVLMALRHRDRPQVGVQFHPESVASPSGALIVENFVRWCRRFGHPRRYTLHSRRVQGVVDAEAVVAGVLGGEDAFWLDSASRGAGSGRFSFLGPLTGPVEASIAAVSARLAGVGVDGAQDVPFEFAGGHVGWAGYEAKDECGFPVPHDGSRDPGTPANRWVFVDRFLALDHDEDATWVCALSEGAGDEDREPSWIAETIAALDGLAPLGEPAPAPDLPVVLDTAPERYRDDVVRAQEQLRAGESYEVCLTTRARVPVGPGPDAGFAAYRRLRRTNPAPYAAYLRTGGVEVVGSSPERFLRVGQDGSVETRPIKGTAPVDTDPAALQTDPKTRAENLMVVDLLRNDLGRVCVPGSVTVPHLMATETLATVHQLVTTVRGRLRPDVSAVDCLRACFPPGSMTGAPKLRTTEIVDALEQRPRGVYSGTLGWFSLTGAADLSVVIRTAVRVGEEWHVGAGGAVVLDSDPDAEVAEVLLKLRAPLAALTTRVVG; encoded by the coding sequence GTGCGCTGGCTCGTCGTGGACAACCACGACTCCTACACCCACAACCTGGTGCAGCTGCTGGCCGTGGCCTCGGGCACCGACCCGGTCGTGGTGAGCGACGACGACGTGGCACCGGGGGAGCTGGACCTGCAGGGTTTCGCCGGCGTCGTCGTCTCGCCGGGGCCGGGGCACCCCGCGAACCCCCGCGACTTCGCCCTGTCCGCGGACGTGCTGGCGCGGGCGCAGGTGCCCGTCCTCGGGGTCTGCCTGGGGATGCAGGGGATCGCGCTCGCGGCCGGTGCCGTCGTGGACGCCGCCCCGCAGCCGCGGCACGGTTTCGTCGACCGCGTCCGGCACACGGGCGGGTCGGTCCTGGCCGGACTGCCGCAAGGGTTCGACGCCACCCGGTACCACTCGTTCCGGGTGGCCGAACCCCTGCCAGACGTCCTGGAACCCCTGGCGTGGGCGCAGGACGGCGTGCTCATGGCGTTGCGGCACCGGGACAGGCCCCAGGTCGGGGTGCAGTTCCACCCGGAGTCGGTGGCCAGCCCCTCGGGTGCGCTGATCGTGGAGAACTTCGTCCGCTGGTGCCGACGGTTCGGTCACCCGCGGCGGTACACGTTGCACAGCCGCCGGGTGCAGGGCGTCGTGGACGCGGAGGCGGTCGTGGCGGGGGTGCTCGGCGGCGAGGACGCGTTCTGGCTGGACTCGGCGAGCCGCGGCGCGGGGTCGGGCCGGTTCTCGTTCCTCGGCCCGCTGACGGGCCCGGTCGAGGCGTCGATCGCGGCGGTGTCCGCGCGGTTGGCCGGTGTCGGGGTCGACGGGGCGCAGGACGTGCCCTTCGAGTTCGCGGGCGGCCACGTCGGCTGGGCCGGGTACGAGGCGAAGGACGAGTGCGGTTTCCCGGTCCCGCACGACGGGTCGCGGGACCCGGGAACCCCCGCGAACCGGTGGGTGTTCGTCGACCGGTTCTTGGCGCTCGACCACGACGAGGACGCGACGTGGGTGTGCGCGCTGTCGGAGGGGGCCGGGGACGAGGACCGGGAACCGTCGTGGATCGCGGAGACGATCGCCGCGCTCGACGGTCTCGCGCCCCTCGGTGAGCCCGCGCCCGCTCCGGACCTGCCGGTCGTCCTCGACACCGCCCCGGAGCGCTACCGCGACGACGTCGTCCGCGCGCAGGAGCAGTTGCGCGCCGGGGAGAGCTACGAGGTCTGCCTCACCACCCGGGCGCGGGTCCCCGTCGGACCGGGCCCGGACGCGGGGTTCGCGGCGTACCGGCGGTTGCGGCGGACGAACCCCGCCCCGTACGCGGCGTACCTGCGCACCGGCGGGGTCGAGGTCGTCGGCAGTTCCCCCGAGCGGTTCCTGCGGGTGGGGCAGGACGGGTCCGTCGAGACCCGGCCCATCAAGGGGACGGCTCCGGTCGACACCGATCCCGCTGCGCTGCAGACCGACCCGAAGACGCGCGCGGAGAACCTCATGGTCGTCGACCTGCTGCGCAACGACCTCGGTCGGGTCTGCGTCCCGGGGTCCGTCACCGTCCCGCACCTCATGGCGACGGAGACGCTGGCGACCGTGCACCAGCTGGTGACGACCGTCCGGGGACGCTTGCGCCCCGACGTCTCCGCCGTCGACTGCCTGCGCGCGTGCTTCCCGCCGGGGTCGATGACGGGGGCGCCGAAGCTGCGGACGACCGAGATCGTCGACGCCCTCGAGCAGCGCCCGCGGGGGGTCTACTCGGGAACGCTCGGCTGGTTCTCCCTCACGGGGGCGGCCGACCTCTCCGTCGTCATCCGCACCGCGGTAAGGGTCGGCGAGGAGTGGCACGTCGGGGCCGGTGGCGCCGTGGTCCTCGACTCCGACCCCGACGCGGAGGTCGCGGAGGTTCTCCTGAAGTTGCGGGCACCCTTGGCGGCGCTCACGACGCGGGTCGTGGGCTGA
- the dhaM gene encoding dihydroxyacetone kinase phosphoryl donor subunit DhaM: protein MSVRVVLLSHSADVARGVADLAGQMASTATVVPVGGTADGRLGTDADALEAAVGAGLDAGEEVAVLVDLGSAVLTARTVLADLPDVAAVALVDAPFVEGAVAAVVTASTGAGLAEVVAQAELARDLRKG, encoded by the coding sequence GTGAGCGTGCGGGTCGTGCTCCTGTCGCACAGCGCGGACGTGGCGCGCGGGGTCGCGGACCTCGCGGGCCAGATGGCGTCCACGGCCACCGTGGTGCCGGTGGGCGGGACGGCGGACGGGCGCCTCGGGACCGACGCCGACGCGCTCGAGGCGGCCGTCGGGGCGGGGCTGGACGCGGGCGAGGAGGTCGCGGTGCTCGTGGACCTCGGCAGCGCCGTGCTCACCGCGCGGACCGTGCTGGCCGACCTGCCCGACGTGGCGGCCGTCGCCCTCGTCGACGCCCCGTTCGTCGAGGGGGCCGTCGCTGCCGTCGTGACGGCGTCGACGGGTGCTGGTCTGGCCGAGGTCGTCGCGCAGGCCGAGCTCGCGCGGGACCTGCGCAAGGGCTGA
- a CDS encoding nuclear transport factor 2 family protein: MTEDRTPGDVVHAAFEALLAHDTDAFTDLFADDAVMEFPFAPADRPQRLEGRDAVVGYMAGYPDLLDVQRIHDVVLHQGVDPTDLVAEFSASGTVVATREPYTARYVAVLTIEQGRIRNYRDYWNPVAFADVPVGVGSRA, translated from the coding sequence ATGACTGAGGACCGAACCCCGGGCGACGTCGTCCACGCCGCCTTCGAGGCCCTGCTCGCCCACGACACCGACGCCTTCACCGACCTCTTCGCCGACGACGCCGTCATGGAGTTCCCCTTCGCCCCCGCCGACCGTCCGCAGCGGCTCGAGGGCCGGGACGCCGTGGTCGGGTACATGGCCGGCTACCCCGACCTCCTCGACGTGCAGCGCATCCACGACGTGGTGCTGCACCAGGGTGTCGACCCGACCGACCTCGTCGCGGAGTTCTCCGCGAGCGGGACGGTCGTCGCCACGCGCGAGCCCTACACGGCCCGCTACGTCGCCGTCCTGACGATCGAGCAGGGACGCATCCGGAACTACCGGGACTACTGGAACCCCGTCGCGTTCGCCGACGTCCCGGTCGGCGTGGGGAGCCGCGCGTGA
- the dhaK gene encoding dihydroxyacetone kinase subunit DhaK gives MHVPTKLLDDPADAVTDALRGLAAVHPELTVDLEHHVVSRNHDHSGDHRPGKVGLVSGGGSGHEPLHAGFVGLGMLDAAACGAVFTSPVPDQVLAATTAASSGGGVVHVVKNYTGDVLNFQMAAELADDEDIAVETVLVDDDVAVTDSLYTAGRRGTGGTLFVEKVLGAAAEEGMALAELAALGRDVVSRSRSFGVALSPCTTPGSDRPGFDLEPGEMELGIGIHGEPGRRRVPVPATGVAREVARTSVAAIADDMPLDGEELLLLVNGMGGTPLLELQVLAGDVVTELTARGARIGRALVGNHVTSLEMAGSMVSVCRATPQLLQLWDAPVRTPALRWGA, from the coding sequence ATGCACGTCCCCACGAAGCTGCTCGACGACCCCGCCGACGCCGTCACCGACGCGCTGCGCGGGCTGGCGGCGGTCCACCCCGAACTGACCGTCGACCTCGAGCACCACGTCGTCTCCCGCAACCACGACCACTCCGGGGACCACCGGCCCGGCAAGGTCGGGCTCGTCTCCGGCGGCGGGTCGGGGCACGAACCCCTGCACGCGGGTTTCGTGGGACTCGGGATGCTCGACGCCGCGGCGTGCGGGGCCGTCTTCACCTCACCCGTGCCCGACCAGGTGCTGGCCGCGACGACGGCCGCCTCGAGCGGCGGCGGGGTCGTGCACGTCGTGAAGAACTACACGGGCGACGTCCTGAACTTCCAGATGGCGGCCGAGCTCGCCGACGACGAGGACATCGCCGTCGAGACGGTCCTGGTCGACGACGACGTCGCCGTCACCGACAGCCTCTACACCGCCGGCCGTCGGGGCACCGGGGGGACGCTGTTCGTCGAGAAGGTGCTGGGCGCCGCGGCCGAGGAGGGCATGGCGCTGGCCGAGCTCGCGGCCCTGGGCCGGGACGTCGTCAGCCGCAGCCGCAGCTTCGGCGTCGCGCTCAGCCCCTGCACGACACCGGGTTCGGACCGTCCGGGGTTCGACCTGGAGCCGGGGGAGATGGAACTCGGCATCGGGATCCACGGCGAACCGGGCCGGCGCCGGGTACCCGTCCCGGCGACGGGGGTGGCGCGCGAGGTGGCGCGCACGTCGGTCGCCGCGATCGCCGACGACATGCCGCTGGACGGCGAGGAACTGCTGCTCCTGGTCAACGGGATGGGCGGGACCCCGTTGCTGGAGCTGCAGGTGCTCGCGGGCGACGTCGTCACGGAGCTCACCGCACGCGGCGCCCGCATCGGCCGCGCCCTCGTCGGCAACCACGTGACGAGCCTGGAGATGGCCGGGAGCATGGTGAGCGTGTGCCGCGCGACCCCGCAGCTGCTGCAGCTGTGGGACGCCCCCGTCCGTACGCCCGCGCTGCGGTGGGGCGCGTGA
- a CDS encoding alkaline phosphatase D family protein produces MPNPLTPPFSRRSLLAAGGTGLLAPTLVRSGAPRLTHGVQSGDVTADTATIWTRSDRPARMFVQVSPTGRFGRDCRTYRGPLLTSAGDFTGRLDVTGLPSGADVPYRVVLGAPDAHRPDGASQEGFLRTAPGPGDHRRIRFLWSGDQAGQGWGRNPDLGGFPIYRAMAARDADFFLHSGDTIYADGPITGDVTLPDGRIYRNVVTEAKSHVAQTLDDFRGAFKYNLEDDAYRAFFSRVPQVNQWDDHEVHNNWYPHEVLEDPAYQEKRIDVLWARGEQAWREFVPVSHRRTGDVYGKFAFGPLLDVFVLDMRSDRDPNPWGWAGGGIRPDGGILGTEQARWLVEAMAASTAHWKVVQADMPIGLVVPDAASNGIEAVAQGDPGVPRGREQQIAWILRELKHRGVRNHVWLTADVHYTAAHHYHPERAAFTEFDPFWEFVSGPLHAGSFGPNALDATFGPQVVFQAVPPRANTSPLEGSQFFGEVEIDPDSRALTVTLRDIAGKSLWSRALTPA; encoded by the coding sequence GTGCCGAACCCCCTCACCCCTCCGTTCTCCCGACGCTCCCTCCTCGCCGCCGGCGGTACCGGCCTGCTGGCCCCCACGCTGGTGCGCAGCGGCGCCCCGCGACTGACCCACGGCGTGCAGTCCGGGGACGTCACCGCGGACACGGCGACGATCTGGACCCGCTCGGACCGGCCGGCCCGGATGTTCGTCCAGGTCTCCCCGACCGGGAGGTTCGGCCGCGACTGCCGCACGTACCGCGGTCCCCTGCTGACGTCGGCCGGCGACTTCACCGGCCGGCTCGACGTCACGGGGCTCCCGTCGGGAGCGGACGTCCCCTACCGCGTCGTCCTCGGCGCCCCCGACGCCCACCGCCCCGACGGCGCGTCGCAGGAGGGTTTCCTCCGCACCGCGCCGGGCCCCGGGGACCACCGCCGCATCCGGTTCCTCTGGAGCGGGGACCAGGCCGGCCAGGGCTGGGGGCGCAACCCCGACCTCGGCGGTTTCCCGATCTACCGGGCGATGGCCGCGCGGGACGCGGACTTCTTCCTGCACTCCGGCGACACGATCTACGCCGACGGGCCCATCACCGGGGACGTGACGCTGCCGGACGGCCGCATCTACCGCAACGTCGTGACGGAGGCGAAGTCGCACGTCGCGCAGACGCTCGACGACTTCCGCGGCGCGTTCAAGTACAACCTCGAGGACGACGCCTACCGCGCGTTCTTCTCCCGTGTGCCGCAGGTGAACCAGTGGGACGACCACGAGGTCCACAACAACTGGTACCCGCACGAGGTCCTCGAGGACCCCGCGTACCAGGAGAAGCGCATCGACGTCCTGTGGGCGCGCGGGGAGCAGGCCTGGCGCGAGTTCGTCCCGGTCTCGCACCGCCGGACGGGCGACGTCTACGGGAAGTTCGCCTTCGGTCCCCTGCTCGACGTGTTCGTGCTCGACATGCGCTCCGACCGCGACCCCAACCCGTGGGGGTGGGCCGGCGGCGGGATCCGGCCCGACGGCGGGATCCTCGGGACGGAGCAGGCGCGCTGGCTCGTCGAGGCCATGGCCGCCTCGACCGCGCACTGGAAGGTCGTGCAGGCCGACATGCCGATCGGCCTCGTCGTCCCCGACGCGGCCTCGAACGGGATCGAGGCCGTGGCGCAGGGCGATCCAGGCGTTCCGCGCGGGCGCGAGCAGCAGATCGCCTGGATCCTGCGTGAGCTCAAGCACCGCGGTGTGCGCAACCACGTCTGGCTGACGGCCGACGTGCACTACACCGCGGCGCACCACTACCACCCCGAGCGCGCGGCGTTCACCGAGTTCGACCCGTTCTGGGAGTTCGTGTCCGGACCGCTGCACGCGGGGTCCTTCGGCCCGAACGCCCTCGACGCGACGTTCGGCCCGCAGGTCGTCTTCCAGGCCGTGCCCCCGCGGGCGAACACCTCCCCGCTGGAGGGTTCGCAGTTCTTCGGCGAGGTCGAGATCGATCCCGACTCCCGGGCGTTGACGGTGACCCTGCGGGACATCGCCGGGAAGTCGCTGTGGAGCCGGGCCCTCACCCCGGCCTGA
- a CDS encoding DNA-formamidopyrimidine glycosylase family protein produces MPEAHALHRHARDQREALAGQVLSVTSPQGRFDAAPFDGHLLQDVQAWGKHLLYAFDDAPDVHVHLGLKGFFLRTDDLTLPARGGTRMRLAGERDAFSLIAPSRCEGLDAAARDELIAGLGPDPLRVGEAGREEAAERLAASRAAVGAALLDQSLWAGIGNAWRAELLFLAGIDPTRRVTVEEAALLWDLAVVHLRLGLEAGQVVSDASAPDERWVYKRPTCRRCGSPVKSWTLAGRVAWVCPVDQR; encoded by the coding sequence GTGCCCGAGGCACACGCCCTGCACCGGCACGCCCGCGACCAGCGCGAGGCGCTCGCCGGACAGGTGCTGTCGGTCACGAGCCCGCAGGGGAGGTTCGACGCCGCCCCCTTCGACGGCCACCTCCTGCAGGACGTCCAGGCGTGGGGCAAGCACCTGCTCTACGCCTTCGACGACGCCCCCGACGTGCACGTGCACCTGGGGCTCAAGGGGTTCTTCCTGCGCACCGACGACCTCACACTGCCCGCCCGCGGCGGGACGCGGATGCGGCTGGCGGGGGAGCGGGACGCGTTCTCCCTCATCGCGCCGAGCCGCTGCGAGGGGCTGGACGCCGCCGCCCGCGACGAGCTCATCGCGGGCCTCGGACCGGATCCCCTGAGAGTGGGGGAGGCGGGGCGGGAGGAGGCCGCCGAACGTCTCGCGGCCTCGCGCGCCGCCGTGGGCGCCGCCCTGCTCGACCAGTCGCTGTGGGCCGGGATCGGCAACGCCTGGCGCGCGGAACTGCTCTTCCTCGCCGGCATCGACCCCACGCGTCGCGTCACGGTCGAGGAGGCCGCGCTGCTGTGGGACCTCGCCGTCGTGCACCTGCGCCTCGGGCTCGAGGCCGGGCAGGTCGTCTCCGACGCCTCGGCCCCGGACGAGCGGTGGGTCTACAAGCGCCCGACGTGCCGACGCTGCGGGTCGCCCGTGAAGAGCTGGACGCTCGCCGGCCGGGTCGCCTGGGTGTGTCCCGTCGACCAGCGGTAG
- the dhaL gene encoding dihydroxyacetone kinase subunit DhaL, whose amino-acid sequence MGRVSPALTAAGVRDWLQRFATAVDTHASDLTDLDRPIGDSDHGVNLQRGMHAVLAALDAAEPATPGAALVKAGSTLVSTVGGASGPLLGTLLRRTGKALGDAESADGPAFAAALRAGLDAVVALGGAHVGDATLVDALAPAVEALEAGGSAQEAADAAARGAASTDELVARKGRASYLGERGIGQRDPGAASIALLIAALTEDAS is encoded by the coding sequence GTGGGGCGCGTGAGCCCCGCGCTCACCGCCGCCGGGGTCCGGGACTGGTTGCAGCGCTTCGCGACCGCCGTCGACACCCACGCCTCGGACCTCACCGACCTCGACCGGCCCATCGGGGACTCCGACCACGGCGTCAACCTGCAGCGCGGGATGCACGCCGTCCTCGCCGCGCTCGACGCCGCCGAGCCGGCGACGCCGGGGGCCGCTCTGGTCAAGGCGGGGTCCACGCTGGTCAGCACCGTGGGCGGCGCCAGCGGCCCGCTCTTGGGGACCCTGCTGCGCCGCACGGGCAAGGCGCTGGGGGACGCGGAGTCCGCGGACGGGCCGGCGTTCGCGGCGGCGCTGCGGGCCGGGCTCGACGCCGTGGTCGCGCTCGGCGGTGCGCACGTCGGCGACGCGACCCTCGTGGACGCCCTGGCCCCGGCCGTCGAGGCGCTGGAGGCGGGCGGGTCCGCGCAGGAGGCCGCCGACGCGGCGGCGCGTGGGGCCGCGTCCACCGACGAGCTCGTGGCCCGCAAGGGGCGGGCGAGCTACCTCGGCGAGCGGGGCATCGGGCAGCGGGACCCGGGCGCCGCCTCGATCGCGCTGCTGATCGCCGCCCTCACGGAGGATGCGTCGTGA
- a CDS encoding osmoprotectant NAGGN system M42 family peptidase produces MSSQTRTSAPSPSVVDAPIDVEYLTSTLMEMLRIPSPSGRTDAVMQAVGDHIAALGLPFDLTRRGILRATLHGRTEKVRRAVIVHADTIGLMVKQVKASGRLEVVPVGSHSARFSEGAHVTVFTDDHDRVYTGTVLPLKSSGHTFGDEIDTQGVGWPYVEVRIDEPVSSADDVRALGIEVGDFVALDAAPQLTRGGYVKSRHLDDKAGLAACLAALKALKDADLPLAVSAQFLVTIGEEVGFGATHGLAPDVAELVAVDNAVVAEGQNSREELASVAMLDMTGPFDYHLSRRLHGLARDHDIPAVRDVYRHYRSDAAPALEAGIEARHALLGFGLDSSHGHERAHVDGLVALARLLVVYLQSGLTFDDWDQSESGPLADFPSLSVQPADPEPVDRTVVSD; encoded by the coding sequence ATGAGCAGCCAGACCCGCACCAGCGCCCCCAGTCCGTCGGTCGTCGACGCCCCGATCGACGTCGAGTACCTCACGAGCACCCTCATGGAGATGCTCCGGATCCCCAGCCCCTCGGGCCGCACCGACGCGGTCATGCAGGCCGTCGGGGACCACATCGCCGCCTTGGGGCTGCCGTTCGACCTGACGCGCCGGGGGATCCTGCGCGCGACCCTGCACGGGCGGACCGAGAAGGTCCGGCGGGCCGTCATTGTGCACGCCGACACCATCGGGCTCATGGTCAAGCAGGTGAAGGCGTCCGGTCGGCTCGAGGTCGTGCCCGTCGGCAGCCACAGCGCCCGCTTCTCCGAGGGCGCGCACGTCACGGTCTTCACCGACGACCACGACCGCGTGTACACGGGCACGGTGCTGCCGCTGAAGAGCAGCGGTCACACCTTCGGCGACGAGATCGACACCCAGGGCGTCGGCTGGCCGTACGTCGAGGTCCGCATCGACGAACCGGTGTCCTCCGCCGACGACGTGCGGGCGCTCGGCATCGAGGTCGGCGACTTCGTGGCCCTGGACGCGGCCCCGCAGCTGACCCGCGGCGGCTACGTGAAGTCGCGCCACCTCGACGACAAGGCGGGGCTCGCGGCCTGCCTCGCGGCGCTCAAGGCCCTCAAGGACGCCGACCTGCCCCTGGCCGTGAGCGCGCAGTTCCTCGTGACGATCGGGGAGGAGGTCGGGTTCGGCGCGACCCACGGCCTGGCCCCGGACGTGGCCGAGCTCGTCGCGGTGGACAACGCCGTCGTCGCCGAGGGCCAGAACTCCCGCGAGGAGCTGGCCAGCGTCGCGATGCTCGACATGACCGGCCCCTTCGACTACCACCTGTCCCGTCGCCTGCACGGCCTGGCCCGCGACCACGACATCCCCGCCGTCCGCGACGTCTACCGGCACTACCGCTCCGACGCCGCCCCCGCGCTGGAGGCCGGCATCGAGGCCCGGCACGCGCTCCTGGGGTTCGGGCTGGACTCCAGCCACGGCCACGAACGCGCCCACGTCGACGGTCTCGTCGCCCTCGCGCGGCTGCTCGTCGTCTACCTGCAGAGCGGGCTGACGTTCGACGACTGGGACCAGTCCGAGTCCGGCCCCCTGGCCGACTTCCCCAGCCTCAGCGTGCAGCCCGCCGACCCCGAACCCGTGGACCGGACGGTCGTCAGCGATTGA
- a CDS encoding DUF899 domain-containing protein, which translates to MTLPEITTRTEWLRARTELLAREKEATRARDALNADRRRLPMVEVTEPYRFTGPDGEVGLADLFAGREQLVVQHVMFGPDWEAPCPSCSAALAELSEGLLGHLHARRTSFVAVSRAPYERIAEVAADRGYRFDWVSSLGSTFNHDFHVTLDTSVAPVLWNYRDAGELRAAGQEWVVEQAEAGPSEQPGYSCFLADSGRVFHTYSTFARGTEQLGGAYAFLDMTALGRQEEWEEPAGRVEHARGAVPDFAAEG; encoded by the coding sequence GTGACCCTGCCCGAGATCACGACCCGCACCGAGTGGCTCCGTGCCCGCACCGAGCTGCTGGCGCGTGAGAAGGAGGCGACCCGCGCCCGGGACGCCCTGAACGCCGACCGTCGCCGGCTGCCGATGGTGGAGGTCACCGAGCCGTACCGGTTCACCGGACCGGACGGCGAGGTGGGCCTGGCGGACCTGTTCGCCGGCCGGGAGCAGCTCGTCGTCCAGCACGTCATGTTCGGCCCCGACTGGGAGGCGCCCTGCCCGTCGTGCTCGGCCGCGCTCGCCGAGCTCAGCGAGGGGCTGCTCGGGCACCTGCACGCGCGGCGCACGAGCTTCGTCGCCGTCTCGCGCGCCCCCTACGAGCGGATCGCCGAGGTCGCCGCCGACCGCGGGTACCGGTTCGACTGGGTGAGTTCCCTCGGCAGCACGTTCAACCACGACTTCCACGTCACGCTCGACACCTCGGTCGCCCCGGTGCTGTGGAACTACCGGGACGCCGGGGAACTGCGCGCAGCGGGGCAGGAGTGGGTGGTCGAGCAGGCCGAGGCCGGGCCGTCGGAGCAGCCCGGCTACAGCTGCTTCCTGGCCGACTCCGGGCGGGTGTTCCACACCTACTCGACGTTCGCCCGCGGCACCGAGCAGCTCGGCGGCGCCTACGCGTTCCTCGACATGACGGCCCTGGGCCGGCAGGAGGAGTGGGAGGAACCGGCGGGGCGCGTCGAGCACGCGCGGGGGGCGGTTCCGGACTTCGCCGCGGAGGGATAG
- a CDS encoding TetR/AcrR family transcriptional regulator: MRVDKARNRETVLAAAARLFAAAGDPDEVSMDAVAVAAGVGKGTVFRGFGDRRALVRELWDETLARFDAENPPAGSTSRERVLDLLLRTWRFKREHRVLGLALERAGEGSPYATAGYDRWHTTLVELLAEVPGDREFLAHALLAAVRSDLVEHLRSLPDEDVQAGLRRLVDGVVRPG, from the coding sequence GTGCGCGTCGACAAGGCCCGCAACCGCGAGACCGTCCTCGCGGCGGCGGCGCGGCTCTTCGCCGCCGCGGGGGATCCCGACGAGGTGTCGATGGACGCCGTGGCCGTGGCGGCGGGGGTCGGCAAGGGGACGGTGTTCCGCGGTTTCGGCGACCGCCGCGCCCTCGTGCGCGAACTGTGGGACGAGACCCTCGCCCGCTTCGACGCCGAGAACCCGCCCGCGGGATCGACGTCCCGCGAGCGGGTGCTCGACCTCCTCCTGCGCACCTGGCGGTTCAAGCGAGAGCACCGCGTCCTCGGGCTCGCGCTGGAACGGGCGGGGGAGGGCAGTCCCTACGCGACCGCCGGGTACGACCGGTGGCACACCACCCTCGTCGAGCTGCTCGCCGAGGTCCCCGGTGACCGGGAGTTCCTCGCCCACGCCCTGCTCGCCGCGGTCCGCAGCGACCTCGTCGAGCACCTGCGCTCGCTGCCGGACGAGGACGTGCAGGCGGGCCTGCGCCGCCTCGTCGACGGCGTCGTCAGGCCGGGGTGA
- a CDS encoding ergot alkaloid biosynthesis protein — translation MSTLVLGASGTVGRRIAAGLERRGVTARRASRGRGGDVPFDWNDPATHDLALRGVDAVHVMAPPGDATPEHVVLPFLERAAAAGVRRATLLSASSIPDAAAGPGLVAARLRDHLPEGTVLRPTWFASNVTDDHAHADSVRRDDEVVTATADGRVPFIDPDDIAAVAVSVLTSPTPPEAALVLTGPEPLSFDEVAAELSRFTGRTIVHRRVDEAGLARRWAATGMPAAFAGVLAAMDTAIAAGSEDRTTTDVERTTGRPPRTFREFLATRDPRTLRRPDGVSPRPAS, via the coding sequence GTGAGCACCCTCGTCCTCGGCGCCAGCGGGACGGTCGGGCGGCGGATCGCCGCCGGGCTCGAGCGGCGCGGCGTCACCGCGCGCCGCGCGAGCCGCGGTCGCGGCGGCGACGTGCCCTTCGACTGGAACGACCCCGCCACCCACGACCTCGCCCTGCGCGGCGTCGACGCGGTGCACGTCATGGCCCCGCCCGGCGACGCCACCCCCGAGCACGTCGTCCTGCCGTTCCTCGAGCGCGCCGCGGCGGCCGGGGTCCGGCGCGCCACGCTGCTGAGCGCCTCGTCGATCCCCGACGCCGCAGCGGGTCCGGGACTGGTGGCCGCCCGGCTGCGCGACCACCTCCCGGAGGGCACGGTGCTGCGGCCGACGTGGTTCGCGAGCAACGTCACCGACGACCACGCGCACGCCGACTCGGTGCGCCGGGACGACGAGGTCGTCACGGCCACCGCCGACGGCCGGGTGCCGTTCATCGACCCCGACGACATCGCGGCGGTCGCGGTGAGCGTCCTCACGAGCCCGACCCCGCCCGAGGCGGCCCTCGTGCTGACCGGCCCGGAACCCCTGTCCTTCGACGAGGTGGCCGCGGAACTCTCCCGGTTCACCGGCCGCACGATCGTCCACCGCCGCGTCGACGAGGCCGGGCTCGCCCGGCGCTGGGCGGCCACGGGGATGCCGGCCGCCTTCGCGGGCGTGCTCGCGGCGATGGACACGGCCATCGCGGCGGGCTCGGAGGACCGCACGACCACCGACGTCGAGCGGACGACGGGCCGTCCGCCGCGGACGTTCCGGGAGTTCCTGGCCACCCGCGACCCCCGCACCCTGCGCCGGCCGGACGGGGTCAGCCCACGACCCGCGTCGTGA